A genomic segment from Enoplosus armatus isolate fEnoArm2 chromosome 12, fEnoArm2.hap1, whole genome shotgun sequence encodes:
- the tarbp1 gene encoding probable methyltransferase TARBP1, which yields MYSVLINAVLSSSPDYGLLFESLSWPSDSWPGTERVEALTAFIEGLGPLLADSDTAPFSAANRRTIKDKIDSVIWTQCLPLLSRISAEAGEEMRCREFTGAACRLVSVCVPLCDEAVPGRVALSVLPSLQLPEEEVPGTGRLSVEVASEVMAALIPSLSADEQLTLSTLSSALSCIKTLPDAMVSKITVRLVLTLLNCCSGARLGSILKLILDDLCSWHSTDRTPVVTERALLCLTALSDHLLKPHSLPSSSSREPDPRLSLQFWRMVQDGLTHRDSVSRKRALYLLKKCVALSEEEGMDCPLSPSGEDELLFKWAPNRSQLLREFWEDYALVMETLEENQIHVVRPVLNRIDTLIQTTVNDSQASGQGLFHPTWLLCVYQRMFHSENKSLMREGVFHLLELQVLQQPAFALAFSQFIVGPFMDVLSETSLFHRSAGQSVGDCPELGAKLQVFMATFFSSLPSGHRGRILLQVIQQLCSKHWCAVPLLFLSQALSKLPPGPPLGIDGLTALREVLRCTMITHQVLLRGAAQCFLLNSALRLTEVSAVTLDDFFSFLMDFRADESLCRGTQIWNQSCAWLLDNEDSFKPRIVDGDYAGAATKKETVRGYVQNEIHAYLRVPASTGHTERLPDPREADKLARAILLCVDMERNQLRPDISNTLESLLSPLLDTLSRVSTNIYLPVRKSDKSLQLVLRLFQLGRIPSCQYVGVEQVDDVMVAMKKLILKLVGPIQEFILRRLFGELQELCDVDRAELYLCVLRQLVVMYSSTPQHHNTIQQTYFSKLITYSLKVLQEPSQQIYSVANQVTRAVAMASLATVCGLVEQEVSGMRSETISVLKSLNDYFYNPASSSSQSLLSLGNFNKRLQKPQTGDGSSDVGLQGPLLQDWGRIAANFMRDQWICLSFLIKAVGNPESGEISRESDTLKAALSCSVEALALLPSDLVLPVLTFIETALPQLVLYEEALCVEAVTLSWELVKGLSNNAHDFWPALKGFISVAFHNQLLELTDTQAPTLTATLKQIATELMELSQSKSGVFGVLLEHCCQTWLPTDRGSGDMADTVFSSVFSHINILTEACVYGPVFRRDQRLIQDVQTYVEQLSEECAANVAVTSDNRDDQLPRTCVLAFLSRLDSSNVQHERLIEELVMDLVKKDNGISKSKVRYYSNSLQHRVKNRVWQTLLLLLPKLREEFVATLLNRVFEAGFCSNQASVKYLIEWMMILILVRYPQHMDSFWDCFNMDHEKTKTSSCTFLSVLVHFDVILPNLKDKAVQLRKALDIILQWCFNHNFSVRLYALLALKRVWSLAEVQAEEGADGLGGLTTVIKACLNQAEAMQSTGNANKNWMRIQEHFFFGAFDPIRDYSVETIFYTFPSLSELADDEWIPPWKFEKLSCFSESPSFPLRNPAPDLSHLQPGDWIQQDKSEQSKEDRWAEVQKKITPWRLGIQEQEPELQLVPQQRAARLGKLHGTLLVVASLIDKPTNLGGLCRTCEIFGASALVLDSLRHVSDKHFQSLSVSSELWLPLLEVKPVELTDFLQLKKSEGYCIVGVEQTANSQSLQDYQFPEKTLLLLGNEREGIPANLLQMFDVCVEIPQQGVIRSLNVHVSAALLIWEYTRQHLTSGSAEVNSKRN from the exons ATGTATTCCGTTTTAATTAACGCGGTCTTGTCCAGCTCTCCTGACTATGGCCTTTTGTTTGAGTCTCTGTCCTGGCCGAGTGACTCATGGCCGGGGACGGAGCGGGTGGAGGCGCTGACAGCTTTCATTGAAGGACTCGGACCTCTTTTGGCCGACTCGGACACGGCTCCGTTTTCAGCTGCGAATAGAAGAACTATTAAAGATAAAATCGACTCGGTGATTTGGACCCAGTGTCTGCCTCTTCTCTCCAGAATATCGGCAGAAGCCGGTGAAGAGATGCGGTGCAGGGAGTTTACCGGTGCTGCCTGCAGACTTGTGAGTGTCTGTGTTCCGCTGTGTGATGAGGCGGTACCGGGGCGGGTAGCTCTGTCTGTCCTGCCGTCGCTCCAGCTGCCGGAGGAGGAGGTACCCGGTACGGGACGACTCAGCGTGGAGGTTGCCAGTGAAGTCATGGCTGCTCTCATACCTTCTCTGTCAGCGGATGAACAGCTCACACTCAGCACCCTGTCATCTGCCTTGTCCTGCATCAAAACACTCCCTGATGCTATGGTGTCCAAAATCACAGTCAGGCTTGTCTTGACTTTGCTGAACTGCTGCAGCGGTGCGAGGTTAGGAAGCATCCTCAAGCTGATCCTGGATGATCTGTGCAGCTGGCACTCCACTGACCGCACACCTGTGGTGACAGAGCGGGCACTGCTGTGTTTGACCGCCCTGTCGGACCACCTGCTGAAACCTCACagcctcccctcttcctcctcccgtGAGCCCGACCCTCGTCTGTCACTCCAGTTCTGGAGGATGGTTCAGGATGGACTGACTCACAGAGACAGCGTCTCACGTAAGAGGGCGTTGTACCTGCTGAAAAAGTGCGTGGCcctgtcagaggaggaggggatggactgtcccctctctccatcaggGGAAG ATGAGCTCTTGTTCAAATGGGCCCCTAACAGGAGCCAGTTGCTAAGAGAGTTCTGGGAGGATTACGCACTGGTGATGGAGACCCTGGAAGAAAACCAG ATTCATGTTGTGCGGCCAGTTCTAAACAGAATAGACACGTTGATCCAAACAACAGTGAATGATAGTCAAG CTTCAGGTCAAGGCCTCTTCCACCCCacctggctgctgtgtgtgtaccAGCGGATGTTCCACAGTGAGAACAAATCCTtaatgagagagggagtgttTCACCTGCTCGAGCTGCAGGTCCTCCAGCAGCCTGCCTTTGCTTTGGCCTTCTCTCAG TTCATCGTCGGCCCTTTTATGGATGTTCTGTCTGAAACTTCACTCTTCCACAG GTCAGCTGGCCAGAGTGTAGGAGATTGTCCTGAGCTCGGGGCTAAACTCCAAGTCTTCATGGCCACCTTCTTCAGTAGCCTGCCATCAGGGCACAGAG GTCGTATATTGCTGCAGGTGATTCAGCAGCTGTGCTCAAAGCACTGGTGTGCGGtgcccctcctcttcctctcccaggCTCTATCCAAACTCCCCCCTGGTCCACCGCTAGGGATTGACGGGCTCACTGCTCTTAG GGAGGTGCTGCGCTGCACTATGATCACTCATCAAGTCCTGCTGAGAGGCGCCGCTCAGTGCTTCCTGCTGAATAGCGCCCTCCGTCTTACAGAAGTG AGCGCAGTGACCTTAGATGATTTTTTTAGTTTCCTGATGGATTTTCGTGCAGACGAGTCACTGTGTAGAGGCACGCAGATTTGGAATCAG TCGTGTGCCTGGTTATTGGACAACGAAGACAGTTTCAAGCCCAGGATTGTGGATGGAGATTATGCTGGTGCTgcaacaaagaaagaaactgtaCGAGGCTATGTTCAGAACGAGATACACGCCTATCTCCGAGTCCCAGCCAGCACAG GTCACACTGAGAGATTACCTGACCCCAGAGAAGCTGATAAGTTGGCCAGGGCcattctgctgtgtgtggaCATGGAGAGGAATCAACTCAGGCCAGATATCAGTAACACTTTGGAGTCATTACTGTCTCCGCTGCTGGACACCCTGAGCAGAGTCAGCACCAACATCTACTTGCCTGTGCGTAAGAGTGACAAGAGCCTGCAGCTCGTGCTCCGACTGTTCCAGCTCGGACGAATACCAAGCTGTCAGTATGTTGGAGTGGAGCAAG TGGATGACGTGATGGTGGCCATGAAGAAGCTCATTTTAAAACTTGTCGGTCCAATCCAGGAGTTTATCTTGAGGCGGCTGTTTGGGGAGCTGCAGGAG ctgTGTGATGTGGACCGGGCAGAGCTGTACCTGTGTGTCCTGAGGCAGCTGGTGGTCATGTACAGTTCTACACCACAGCACCACAATACAATCCAGCAGACCTATTTCTCTAAACTCATCACATACAGCCTCAAGGTCCTGCAAGAACCAAGTCAGCAG ATCTACTCTGTGGCAAACCAGGTGACTAGAGCGGTTGCTATGGCATCCCTTGCTACGGTATGTGGTCTTGtggaacaggaagtgagtggCATGCGATCAGAGACCATTTCTGTCCTGAAATCACTGAATGACTACTTCTACAATCCAGCGTCATCTTCCTCCCAAAGTCTGCTCTCTCTGGGAAACTTCAATAAGCGCCTGCAGAAACCACAGACAGGAGACGGTTCGAG TGATGTAGGACTGCAGGGTCCTCTGCTGCAGGACTGGGGACGCATCGCTGCCAATTTTATGCGGGACCAGTGGATTTGTCTGAGCTTCCTGATTAAGGCTGTTGGGAATCCCGAATCTGGAGAGATTTCCAGAGAGTCCGACACTCTCAAGGCTgctctgagctgcagtgtgGAGGCCCTGGCTCTGCTGCCCAGTGACCTGGTGCTGCCTGTGCTCACCTTTATAGAGACAGCGCTGCCACAA TTAGTACTTTATGAGGAAGCCCTCTGTGTGGAGGCTGTGACTCTGAGCTGGGAGCTGGTGAAGGGGCTGAGCAATAATGCCCATGACTTCTGGCCGGCCCTGAAAGGCTTCATCTCTGTGGCCTTCCACAATCAACTGCTCGAGCTGACAGACACTCAGGCTCCAACACTTACGGCTACCCTGAAACAG ATTGCCACTGAGCTGATGGAGCTGTCTCAGTCAAAGAGCGGAGTGTTCGGCGTGCTGCTTGAACACTGCTGTCAGACGTGGCTGCCCACAGACCGAGGCAGCGGTGACATGGCTGACACTGTGTTTTCTAGTGTTTTCAGCCACATCAACATACTCACTGAGGCGTGTGTCTATGGACCAGTGTTCAGAAGAGATCAACG GCTCATCCAGGATGTCCAAACATATGTGGAGCAACTCAGTGAAGAGTGTGCTGCCAATGTCGCAGTTACAAG cGATAACAGGGATGATCAGTTGCCCCGCACATGCGTACTGGCTTTCCTCAGCCGTCTGGATTCCTCTAATGTGCAGCATGAAAGACTGATAGAAGAACTAGTTATGGATTTGGTGAAAAAG GATAATGGAATATCAAAGTCAAAAGTGCGTTACTATAGCAACTCCCTGCAACACCGTGTCAAAAACAGAGTATggcaaacactgctgctgttgctgcccaAACTCCGAGAG GAGTTTGTCGCCACTTTGCTGAACCGTGTGTTTGAAGCTGGATTCTGCAGTAACCAGGCCTCAGTCAAGTACCTGATCGAGTGGATGATGATTCTGATCCTCGTCCGCTATCCGCAACACATGGACAGCTTTTGGGACTGCTTCAACATG GATCATGAAAAGACGAAGACAAGCAGCTGCACCTTCCTGTCAGTGCTGGTACATTTCGATGTCATCCTTCCTAATCTTAAAGATAAG GCTGTGCAGCTGCGTAAAGCGCTGGACATCATCCTGCAGTGGTGTTTCAACCATAACTTCAGCGTGCGTCTGTATGCCTTACTGGCCCTGAAGAGGGTGTGGAGCTTGGCTGAAGTCCAGGCAGAGGAGGGGGCTGATGGTTTGGGAGGGCTGACCACTGTGATCAAGGCCTGTCTGAACCAGGCTGAGGCCATGCAGAGCACCGG AAATGCCAACAAGAACTGGATGAGGATTCAGGAGCACTTCTTCTTTGGTGCCTTTGATCCTATCAGGGATTACAGTGTTGAG ACCATATTCTATACTTTCCCCAGTCTGTCAGAGTTGGCCGATGATGAGTGGATTCCACCCTGGAAGTTTGAGAAACTGTCGTGTTTCTCTGAAAGTCCATCTTTTCCTTTGAGAAATCCTGCTCCTGACCTGAGCCACCTCCAGCCGGGAGACTGGATCCAGCAAGACAAAA GTGAGCAGAGTAAGGAGGACCGCTGGGCTGAGGTGCAGAAGAAGATCACTCCCTGGAGGTTGGGGATCCAGGAGCAGGAGCCTGAACTTCAGCTGGTTCCGCAACAGAGGGCTGCTCGACTGGGCAAACTGCACGGCACCCTGCTGGTGGTAGCCTCACTTATAGACAAGCCCACCAATTTAGGAG GTCTGTGCAGGACGTGTGAGATCTTTGGTGCCAGTGCTCTGGTTCTGGATAGCCTCCGTCATGTCAGTGACAAACACTTTCAGTCCCTGAGTGTCTCGTCTGAGCTGTGGCTTCCTCTGTTAGAG GTGAAGCCAGTGGAGCTCACTGACTTCCTGCAGCTGAAGAAGAGTGAAGGATACTGTATTGTTGGAGTGGAGCAGACAGCCAACAGTCAGAGCCTTCAGGATTACCAGTTCCCTGAGAAGACCTTGCTCCTTCTGGG CAACGAACGAGAAGGTATTCCTGCCAATTTACTCCAAATGTTCGACGTGTGCGTGGAGATCCCTCAACAAGGGGTCATCCGTTCACTCAACGTGCACGTGAGCGCTGCCCTGCTGATTTGGGAATACACAAGGCAACATCTCACCTCTGGCTCAGCTGAAGTCAACTCAAAACGCAACTGA